Proteins encoded by one window of Desulfallas thermosapovorans DSM 6562:
- a CDS encoding GNAT family N-acetyltransferase, with translation MAKEIMTDRGPVVIEGPVSKEYLESLEINQAMNNFRNPKRQKEAMGLIANLPEGMVYIARFGQEIIGYVLFHYPNQYSRWARHPRILELGAIEVSREWQKMGLAKAILKEAFKNPVMEEYVLITTEFCWHWDLKNTGLGVWEYQNMLKRVFGSVNFKRRHTDDPEILEHSANMLMVRIGKNVSRSHIEMFDDLTYQNSIIM, from the coding sequence ATGGCTAAGGAAATAATGACCGATAGAGGACCGGTGGTGATTGAGGGACCGGTTTCAAAAGAATACCTGGAATCACTGGAAATCAACCAGGCAATGAACAACTTCAGAAACCCCAAGAGACAAAAAGAGGCCATGGGTCTAATAGCTAATCTTCCTGAAGGAATGGTCTATATAGCCCGTTTTGGGCAGGAAATAATCGGCTATGTACTTTTTCATTACCCCAACCAGTACAGCCGTTGGGCAAGACATCCACGCATTCTGGAATTGGGTGCCATTGAGGTAAGCCGGGAGTGGCAGAAAATGGGATTGGCCAAGGCAATTTTAAAAGAGGCCTTCAAAAACCCCGTCATGGAAGAGTATGTGTTGATTACCACAGAATTCTGCTGGCACTGGGATTTAAAGAACACCGGCCTGGGAGTATGGGAATACCAGAACATGCTAAAACGCGTCTTTGGCTCGGTAAATTTCAAACGGCGGCACACTGACGACCCTGAGATACTGGAACATTCCGCCAACATGCTAATGGTGCGCATTGGTAAAAATGTCAGCAGGAGCCATATAGAAATGTTTGATGACCTTACATACCAAAATTCCATTATTATGTAG